The Drosophila suzukii chromosome X, CBGP_Dsuzu_IsoJpt1.0, whole genome shotgun sequence DNA window TGCTCTCGCCGACTAAAAAAATAGGTGTGACGCGACACGACGCTGCTGCCCAATCTGCCTTGATTACACTCTCAATTTAAATGACcgtttttcatattttttttatttttttatacattacaTTAAAAGAGTTTCTCGATATCAACAGAGGCGTTAGTCCAATTGGATAGGCCAATCGATTGTCGTCGGCTAGTATTCTAATAAGAATGGTGCTGGCACTGCATCGGCATTTAGCGAGCACGCGAACCTCGCTGGATAgtatattttggtatttttatttaatgtaTGCTTAAAATACTGTCCTTCTGTATTAAAATGTAGTACCTTTTCACTTGCTTTAAATATTGTTTGAAAgttaatttttaagaaaaagtatacataaaatataatactcAATTAAACAGGGTTGGAACACTGTTTTTCTCTACCAAGATATCTTTCTATCTCACTTTAGTTCAGCTCTTaggaatacaaaaaattaaaatatatgatatCTGATTATTATGTTTATTTTACTTTTCTATTCAAGTCGTTAATATTTCAAAGGAGGTAAATAGTAAAAAGATTtctttaaattatattaaaatttcCATTTTAATTTCTGTTAAAAGCTTTGTATGGATAAACTTGAAAGTGTTTTCGTTTGTTAAAACAATAACcctaataaataaaatataattttattgaaattcaaCACCTACGTTCACTGCACCGAGACCATACCGTGGCAAACTGCAAACGGTCACACAGAAGACTTATCGATAGGATTAGGATTATTGGACTGTTGAAAACAGAAACACAATTCCAATTGGATCAAAAACAAGGAGTCACCACAAATCCACGAACAAACTGGGATTTGCATGTGCCCCCCGCGGAGCAGGAGAttgcagcaggagcagcaggcgTGGTATCGGGACTAGGACTCACTGCGCCAACCGAACCGACTGCGGCGACGTCAACAATATTGGTACAGTGGTGACTGGGCTTGGGACACCACTGCCACAACCACAACCACAATGAGCTGGTTCGAAAAGGCCAAAACGGTGCTGATTGAGGCGCTGGATATCCAGGATGACGACAGCAAGGCGGCGGAGAAGGACTCGCCGGTGGCTGGCGTTGCGGACGAAGGTGGCGCCACAACTGGAAGCACTATATCCGCGGATGCAGCGGGAGGAGGCACCGCTGCCACGCCCGCTTCAGACACGCCCACTTTCTTTGACAATCCGCATGCCAACGAGATGGTCACCATTCCGCCCACGCCCACTTCTGTGCCAGGTAGCAGCGCCTACGGCAAACGCCAGTCGGCCACCTCGGATTCGGTGGATCTGCTTTCTTCCCCGACTTCGCCCATCTCGCCCAGCGGCGAGGAGCCGTCGGTGGCCAAGCGCATGTCCGAATCCTCGCTGGAACTCATCACGGCCACCACGGCCAGCGAAATGGAGATGTCCCCCGACACGGAGCCCTCGCTGCCCGACAGCATCGTGATTATCGCCAGCAACGACACATCCGACAATGCCGAGGGCGATGGCGAGGATGACGACGACGAGGGCACGCAGTTAGAGCGGCACATGGAGGATCACCTGAATGGTGGGTGCAATACCAGCCTTTCCTTCTACAAAAGCACTTCTTAACGCACTTCTTTTCCCCTTCTTGCAGACTCCACCAAAACCATGAAGGCTTTGGTCCTCAGCGACATCCAGACAGCCGGCAATGCCGACTCCGATTCCACGCAGAGCTTCGAGGACATCCAGCTGCAGATGAGCCACAAGGGCAAGTCGCCCGCTCCCGCCAAGGCGGAGGTGGTGGACCAGAGCTATTCGTCCACCTCGTCGGACATCGAGATCATCTCGAATCCGAATGGCGACTCCAGCACCAACAGTACCACCACGCGCACCAGTCCACAGAAATTCAAGGAGCTGGCCGGCGGCAAGGTGGGCCTGAAGGCCAAAGGCCATCACCGCGAGCCCTCGGAGATCTCGCTGCTCTCAGAGGACTCGCAGTCGGAGCTGGACAAGCTGGTGCAGCGTATCAGCGAGCTGAACCAGGTGATTGAGGCGCGGGAACAGAGACTTTTACAGTCGGAGCGCCAAAATGCCGAGCTCCTGGAGCGGAACCAGGAGTTGCGAGCCCGGGTCGAGGCGGCGGCCAATAGCGCCAACAGTCCGGATGCGGCGGATGCGGTGCAGCGTCTTTCGGCGCTAGAGAAGAAGTTCCAGGCCAGCATTCGTGAACGCGATGCCCTGCGCATCCAAATGAAGAGCCTGCGCGATGAGCTGCAAAACAAGATACCAAAGGATGAGCTGGCCGAGTGCAACGAGATGATTGCCGGCCTCCAATCCGAGGGCGAGAAGCTGTCCAAGGAGATCCTGCAGCAGTCGACGATCATCAAGAAGCTGCGTGCCAAGGAGAAGACCTCAGACACGCTGCTAAAGAAGAACGGCGAGCAGATCTCGCTGCTGTCCAGCGAATCGGAGCGCCTGAAGAAATCCCTGGCTGCCAAGGAGGAGATGGAGCGCACCCAGATCGAGGCGGTTTGCCGGATGACGGCGGAGAAGAAGCGTGTCGATGAGGAGAATGCCGAGGGGCGCAGTCGCATCGAAGATCTGCAATCCAGGCTGGCTGCCCTGCAAGCCAGCTTCGATGGTCTGAAAGGAGATCTCCAGAAGCGCACGCGACTGGAGCAGGATAGCCTGCGGGCCGAGCAGCAGGAGTATGTGCAGCAGGTGTCCGATCTGCGCGAGAAACTCCGCCTGGCCGAGCACAGTCTGGCCAGAAGGGAGCAGCAAATGCGCGAGGAGAACCGCCAGCTATTGCATCGCCTTGAAGCCGCCGAGCTGCGGGCGGAGAGCTCCACGCAGGAGCTGGGCGCCACCACCACGCCGCTGATCCGCCAGATCGAGTCGCTGCAGCGAACCCTGGACCAGCGATCCGCCGGCTGGAACCGtgaggagcagcagctgctCCAGAAACTGGACGACTCGCAGGTGCAGCTGCGCTCACTGCAGCAACTGGAGTCCGTGCAGGGCGAGAAGCAAGAGCTGCTGCGCACCCGTTGCGGCCTGCTGGAGGAGAAGCTGTCGAGTGCCCTGATGGAGGCGGAGGCCGCAAAGATGGCACTGCGTCAACACGACCTTGAGGCGGACAGCAGGGAGAGCGACCACAAAAAGTGGGtccatatatatgtatatatctATTCGATTTTCTAATTGTAATATCATCTCCCATCTTGTTCCGGCAGGCAAATCAGTCAGCTGCAGGAGGAGCTTaggcagcagcaggagcaaaTTGCGAACTTGGAGCAGCAGTGCCAGAGGCAGAAGGCCGAGGCGGAGCAAAGCAAGCAGCCCAGCCGGTTGACCGTGGAGGCGGTGAAGGCCAGCAGCGAGTTGCAGCCCCAGTTGCAGATGCAGCTGCCCAAGTCCCAGGCGCCACTACGCTCCTCGCCGCCGCTCAGCCTGGCGGATGACAGTGGCTCCAACGAGGAGGCCCTGGGCGGCATCATCGACTGGCAGGCGGTAATTGGTCTTCTCTCTTTTATTAATAAACCtcttaaacttttaaattttattctCAATCCAGGATGACCTCGATTGCGCTTCCAACTCGGGACGCCAGCCATCGGGCATCATCCAGGGCGTGCACCTGAGCTTCCTGGCGGCCAACACCAGCACCCTGGAACACCTGCAGGCCCTGCTGAAGCAGCGCGATGGTGAGCTGACCCACCTGCAGTGGGAACTATCGCGCCTGCAGGCAGAGCGAAGCGTTCTCGACGGCGAGATATCCAACCTGACCATCGAACTGGAAACGGTAGGAAAAACGCCTAGAGTTACAAAGGATAATTATACATTATTGTATCACATCCATCTTAGATGAAGGAGAAACTGCAGGTGTACGAGATGATGGAGAAGGGATACGAGGACCTGCAGCATCGCTATGACGCCCTGCTGCAGATGTACGGCGAGAAGGTGGAGCGCACCGAGGAACTGGAGCTGGACCTGACCGAGCTGAAGACGGCCTACAAGCTGCAGATCGACGAGCTGCTGGCCGCCCCGCCGCCCAATCTGCAACGGCCGCCGAAGCCGACATGATTGCCGGAGCGCAGGATCGTCTCCCTGCCCGAGTTGCCATGTCTGCGGCGTACGTGGCCACCGTAACGTTCCCCCCTCCGTCGCCCATTCCCAGTTGCAAATGTATTATGCTTTCTATGCTATATAGCTACTTATCGGTTAGCCAAGCGAGGTCGGGGAATCCACTTCCACTTACCCATCTCCATCTCAATCCCCACATACCCATGTACATGCGAGTATATATATCTATGATTTGCGTATGTTGACACCTTCTAGTTATATTATGAATTGATCGATTgtgataatttaatttatactTATATATACATAAAGTTATCGTCTATGACTATGTACAAAACTGTTTCTGTTCCGAGCAGTTGGCCAGGCGGTTGTgacacagcagcagcagcatcagcctcttgcaaataaatcaaatatatatcatttaataCAGATAGTAATCACAGTGATTCCGCTTCCGATTTCCTTAGGATCTCCTTAATGGCCTGGGTAAGAGGAAAGACGGGTTTCTGGTTGTATTCCAAGTTTGGCAAGTAGCTGCATGCATTCCTGAGATCATCACTGTTCAGTGAGAAGACCATAACGCCTCCCAGATGCAGGGATTTTACATAGCTGGCCTTGCAGGCGATGCTCGTTTGGTTTTCGTAGGAGATCCACTCCTGTAGGGCGCTTAGATAGGGCGAACAGGTCTCAGCGTCGTAGGAGAAGGTGGGTTTGAAGTACTTGGAGGCGCACTCGCAGGTTTCCGAGAGTGTGGTGAAGCCCAGATGGCCGCATTTGCCATAACCGGAAGCAGGAGCTCCTATGCGGTGATTGAGGGGATTCACCAACCTGTTTTTTGGGGTTAAAGAGTGAAATTAGAGGGTGTAAACAATTTGTAAAAGGTTCTAGCTACTAACGTAAAGGAGTGTCCGTAGGTGGGCAGACCCACCACAAGCCGCTGCGGCTCCAGACCGCTCTTCAGCCACCACTCCACCGTGTAGTTTATGTTAAACGTGGCCATCAGGGAGCGCTCCTGGGAGCGGGCATAAAGTGGAGCATTCAGGCCCGTGAAGGGTGTATCCTCGCGGTAGAAGTGGAAATCATAGGCCATCAGATTTACATAGTCCGCGTACAGATTCAGCTCCCGGATGTCATAGGCATAGAGGGCGATTCCCTCGGGAGCAGCCACCGCCAGCGAAAGGATGTCATTCGGTCGCTTCTCGCGCCGCCACTCCGTCCTGATCTCGTAGAGCAACTGCGAGAGATGCATTCGCTCGCGATCGTAGGCACTCGGAAACTCCCAGTCCAGATCGATGCCATCCAAACTGGGATAGGTGCGCAGTATTTCCCGGAGGGAGCGTAGGAACACCTTGCGCATTGCATGGTTCGCCACCATGAGGGCGAACTGTCGGCCGCTGTCGGCGCCTCCGATCCAGAGAAGCAGGTGCACCTGCGGATGGGCAGCCCGGAAGGAGCGGCTGTCGTTCTGCAGCACCTGGATCAGGGAATCGGGCAGGACTATGGTGGCATTATTTAAGATGGCGGGTCCGATATTGATGTGGGTGCACAGATCGCCGGGAACATCCAGAAGGCTGAGATTTTGGGTTCCGCCGCTGGCATAGTAGCACACCAGTCGCTGCTCCACTTGGCCCAAGTCCACTCTCTGAGTTCCCATTTGGAGTCCCAAAAATCCCGAGTTGATGAGCCCCACAAAAAGGCACAACAAAGAAGTCAACAAAACACTCCAGCAGATCAAAGTTCTCAGGCCCCATTTCCGGTGGCTCCGCTCCTGGGCTGCGTTCTCCAGTTTATCGTAGCTCCCCATCTTTTCTGGTGTTCTGGAGACTCACATCTGCGCGTTAATTCATTGATTATTATTACTGCTGTTATCAAAATATTATCACAAAAAACAATAACGACCAGGGCTGGAGTACTTCCAAAATCAATGTAGTATTTTTTTCAAGTTAACTTTCAGTATTTATCAGAAAATAAAGAATGTCActaaaactaaatatttttgttttaatattacACATGAACATTTTTACAGAATTTAGTTATCTCAATCACATTATCTCGTTACTTAATATATTAACGTATAGTTTTAGTTTTCGTTAAAAtcaactaaaaataaaattttttcgaCCACATAAAGAGTTTACTGTAATTGGTATTTTTTAACGACCTTGGTATATCGACTATAACCCGTTATCGATAACCATAACGCCTTTCGACATCGATATCATATcacaaaagaaaaataaataaataaaaaaatagaatgCTTTGTGCTGGAAATCAACGTTGATTCACTGCGGGAAATCCGAACAGACGACAGCGAACACACAGCGGAACCGCAGTGGAGCGCCATGGAGGAGCGCCAGGACTACGATCTTGAGGACTATGACCTGAACTTTGTGCAACTGAGTCGCCAGCAGGTCCTGCAGCGATATTCGGGTGCAGTGCATCAGTTGCGCCGCCTGGCGGATCAGCGATATGCCGTGCGCTCCCTGAGCTTCGACAACTATGTTCTGTTCCAGTATTTCCGGCAGCGCAACTGGCAGACGGGCGTCACGCCCACCGCCCCCCTGATGGCTTATCTTAAACTGGAGGTACTGCATCATCTGCTGGACCGGCGTCGCCAGATCCTCTGCTGGCTCTTCTACCTAACGCTGGTGTCGCTCTGCGTGGCCGCCTACCGTTACGAGACGACCAGCTCCACCAATGGCCAACAGGAGCGCGTGGTCCAATCCATGGTCTACCCCGGGATGCGCATGTGGCGCCGGATGACCATGCCGCTGATCCAACGATTCCCACAGTTGACCGAGCTCTACGACGAGTCGTGCTTGATGGGCAATCCGTTCTACCAGCTGGAGGATCTCAGCTGTGGGCCGTGCGCCGATGTGGAGAGCGTCTGGCTGGAGGGCGAGGAGTGCGGTGGTGGTCTCCCAGCGGAGGACGATCAGAGCCAGAGGTGCCATCAGCCAGAGGGCTCGCCCATAGCCTTTCGCAGCAATCAGCTGGAGGCCATTGATTTGAGCCACTTCTACAACATCTATGCCAGCAATCATCAGATCTTCCAGCGCGATGCGTACCGTGTGCTCTCCACCAACCAGGATGTTCACAATCTGGAGGATCTCTTCGGGCAGTTTAACAGCAGCTGGACCCAGCAGGCCCACAATCTGTGGCGCTGCAATCGCATGCTGCCCGCGAGACTCTTGCGTCCCATTTTCGCCAGGCCAGCCCGTTTGCCCAGCATGGGCGTTGCCCTGGAGCGTTATGTGGCCATCGATACTGCCCAGGCGCCAGCCTACACCTTGCCGGAGACGGAGTGCCCCAATGTGTACGTTCACCAGGCGGTGGGCACGCGGTTCATCATCCTGCGGCCCACCAGTGAGTGCCGGCACCGCTGTCGCACCCTGTCCCTGCGACTCACCCAGTCTTTTGTGCGTGAGTATCGTCCAGCGGGTCATGTTCTTGGGCGGAGAGGTAGTTCGGGTGTAAAAGCTTTTtgtcaaaataaaagaaatccaATTGAAACAAGCTAACTGATATTCGTGCATCAAAAAGAAGTAGATGGacaatgttttttgtctatggATCTTCAGCTTACTGGCTCTATGATCCATTTAATAATCTTGACAATCTCCCTATAAATGAAATAtgatatttttaaactttaatcGATAATTGCAAAAGTTGTTTCAGAGTGACATCAGTTTGTATTTATCAATATGTTCTGATAAGTGTTACCCCAGTTGGGTCATTTATGTTTGTTTTCTAAGACGGTTTCGAAAGATAGAGTAAATAATTGCATAaggaaaacaaaatcaaagcAGTTCCATTAAATATAACCATTCAGTGTGGGATTTCACTTTACAAGTGCactaatttttaataaatttatttatttccagtCAGTTACAATTGGTTATACTGGAAACCGATCTCTGCGCCGGATCCCATCTCGGAATCGCTGTCCATCAGCCTCATCGGCTCCTACTGCTAGAGGATATCGCTTCAGATCCTGATCCTGATACTGATCTTGATCCCACTTCCCTCGCTCCTAGCTTTAAGCGCCATACACAACCACGACTTTTACCAAGCCAAAATTAATTTACGAATTTTGCCGCTCCATTGGATAAGCAAGCAAAAGAAAAACAGAAAGGCACGAAGGAAGCTAGAAGCTGACTTCGTCTTTGAATTCCTAGATCCTAGACCGTAAGGCCCAGGCCATCGGCTCAATTCGTCGCCCTGTGTAATCCTCAAGCCCTAGATCGTAAGCCTAAGTTTAGTTTAACAGTTAACAAGCTCCTGGCCGCCGCGCTTCATCCTTGTGTTCGTCGTTCTAACCATTTTGCATTTAAAACTTTCGGCTCTAAGTTCTGTTTACACCAACTAGCGTAGTCAACGAAAGCGATTTTGTAAATATCCATTGCCAGACTTGAGTTTGACTTTGTGTTTTTGCAAGAACTCACGAAATAAAAGATACCTAATATGTGCTAGACGTGTTTCTTGTGGTTGGAGTGGTTTATGCTATTGTACTTTAAGTATACTATTTTATagtttgtttacttttaaatcTGAAATGCCttctttttttaaagaatgtGCCTGAAATAGAATTTACCATCTTTGTGTTAGAAGTTAAATATAGTTTTTTCAAAAActtacaattttatttatgtacatatataaaagGACTTAAAGCTTAAAACTATAAGCTAACCGGTAAATTGTAATGGTAACAAAGATGTTTAATTTTACTTATGGCTAACAGtggttaaatttttaatttgaaggggtaattatttttttgttgaaGAATGTGAGGATTTTGGTAATATTTGGGATAATAACAACAAAGATATTTAACTTTACTTATGGCTAACAGTGgttaagatttttaaaatgaCTTAAAGCTTAAAACTATAAgctaactggtaaattgtaaTGGTAACAAAGATGTTTAATTTTACTTATGGCTAACAGTggttacatttttaattctaaggggtaattatttttttgttgaaGAATGTGAGGATTTTGGTAATATTTGGGATAACAACAAAGATATTTAACTTTACTTATGGCTAACAGTGgttaagatttttaaaatgaCTTAAAGCTTAAAACTAAAAGCTAACTGGAAAGTTGTAATAGTAACAAAGATGTTTAATTTTACTTATGGCTAACAGGGGTTAAGATTTTTAATTCTATGggataattttttttttgttcaggAAAGTGaggattttttttgtgtttgggAGTTGATTATAATGTTGCTGCGAGTTGGTTCAAAATGGGATTTAAATGCGGAGAGGGAGTCTGTACAGATGTGTTTTCCTGGGGGTTTGATCGCAGTTTTAAAGGATTGTGAATGGCTATGAATTTGCTCGAAAAGACTGGAGAGTGGTGGGGTTGGTTGTAACGCTGAGACTAAATAGATTACTATTATAGTGTGCCATTATCTCAAAACATTATTTGTGTAACAATGAGTTGGCAGTTGTATTTTACAAGGTATTTCTTTTGGCTAAGGATTTATTACTTTATAAAGGCTATCCATTTTGAAATAGATTATGGATTGACCTTCCGCAGGGCATCGAAGTAGGAGCCGGTCATGAGGTCCTGCTCCTGGATGCTCAGCTCCTTGGACAGCTTCTCGGCAATGGCTTGACCCTCCTCGAGGGTCTGTTCCGGTCGCAGGCACACCTCCAGCTCCATGAAGTGACCCAGATCCTTCACCTCGTCCAGGTGGATGCGCGTTTGTCCGTGAAGAAATAAATGCCGCCGCTTTGCGAGGACGCCGAGGACTCCGTTTGACTGGCGGAGGATCTTCTCGAGCACCTCCGGTTCATCCACCTCCGTCTTGTTGAACTTGGAGAGCTTGGGACCCGCCACATCCGGACGATCGTAGAAGACCAACTGGGAGCGAGATGGCGCCTGTAGATAGCGCAACTTGAGGCGTCCACCCAGCGGAGATTCGAAGAACACGTCCCGCTGCTCGATCAACTCCGCATCTTGGCCTCCGCCTAGGGCTTTGGCCAAGATCAGGCGCTCCTTGAAGCCTTCGGATCCGCCCGGAATCCGTGCCTTTACCTCCACATTCCGCTGATCCGCCGGAGAAGCCGCTTCGCACATGGTTTTAAGACGCTTGTTACTTGCGAAATAGCGGCAATAGCCGATAGGCAGAAGATGCAGCCGCGTCAAAAGTTGCTTCCGATAAAGGAGCATTGCACTGCACTAAGAGTTACTGTTCTCGCCGATTGTTTgcttaatttttttgaattcaatttaTATGTACCCATCaaagataaaaaaataaatatttatctcATCGTCATTCTTCACGTTTTGCTAAAATTTCAAACTTTGAGCATCTTTAGGAAAACGATAACAAAAAAGCTGTTAGGTGAGAACGCTTTAATATCGTTTTCATTTTGGCGCCACTTTTGAAAGTTCCTGCTGCGTTCTAAAGGGCGGGAAACTTAAATTGCGGTTTAATCCTTGGAAACTTATGGATGAGGAATACCATTTTTAGCACATTCTTTATGCTGAATATAAAACTACTATGATTATGTCCTGGAAATACTATTTAAAAACGAGTTCTTAAAAATCACCACCAATAAAAATGGTATTCTTATTTGATAGTCTGTAGTTTGTATTGAATATAACCTTATCCCCTTAACCTTTgtgaatttaaaaatgtttttcttgTATCTTATTATAgtcatttcaatatttaatCAAAAGTTCTATTTTTCGAAACCAGatcagaaacaaaaatttgtttttcataaatTTGTTTGCCAAGAGTAGCTTAAACCTATAAACTCATTATTTTTAACTTTCTGTCGTAGAAAGCAATGAGAGGTTAGGTCTGAGAGTTACCGTTAACCCTTTTGCACACCATATACCGTTGTCTTTATGTAGATATACTTAAAtagatatttaaaatgtacatTGTGCATACATATAAATGTATCTATGTACATACTTGGGTACCGTTTGAACAAAGAAAGTCCACCAACAACGAATTATAAagtaaaaacaagaaaatatggaaaaatgtgtatgtatgtatgaatgtatataaatatatattatatatgtattcAGTGAGCGTGGCACACACAACTTGAATAGTCTCTTGCCGAGGCCCCGCTTCATGAACATACAGATACAGCAATAAAGAGGCGGAGAAGTGGAGGAGGAGAAGGAGAGAGGAGAAGAGGAAGAGGAGAAACGATGCCGCGCAACGAACCAATACacttacatacatatttatgtCTGTATATATCGCAtctgtgtatgtgtgtgtgtgtggagtGGTGGCAAAAAGGGCGGAGGaaaagtgggcgtgggcgGGGTTCCCGGGGGTTGTTGTTGCTCTGTTTCACGGGGTGGACTTTGCTAGGGGAAGCAGAAGAATAAGGAATAAAGAAGAGGGACTAGGGAAGGGGAAAGAAAGAatagaaaagaaaaagaatgGACAAGTAGAAAAGGGAAAGCAGAAGAAGACGTTTTAGAAGGCGAGGGGTAGTTTTTCGTTCTCTTTCTCTCTAGGCTTTTTCGTTCTCCAATCTTTATGTTCGGTTTTTTTGatccaatttttttaaatatttatttataataatttgtaagcttttgttctttttttttatttcttgacACAAAGCTTAAcgcatacatatgtacatacattattttaaataattttttaaagaattttttatCTATGTATCAGGCTTTAAACTTCTTTTTTCTGCCATCCCTCTCTAAATTTCAATCATTTTCGGTTGTTCTTTTTGGCAGcagttttatttttcttcCCCCATAATTTTCATCTCCCCATTATTTTGGCAgctattatttttatttgcccTTTTCTCCACCCAGTTTTTCTTTTGCTatgatttataattttttgttttggcttGAAGTTGGgtaaatgtaattttaatttgCCAGCCATTTTTGATTGTTTTTGCTTCCTCTTCTTTTACTAGATTGAATTTTTGGATTTGGGGGTGGAAAAATTATTTGGGGTCTGATAGTGATCGGATCGAAAAGTAGCTCCCTTTCTTTCTAGTTTTGCTTTGCAGCTAGTAAAGCTCTATATTCTCCCTCTTCATCATCGTTTTCTACTTGTTCATCAGGGAAACatgcatacatatgtataatGTATATACATCCAtgaatacatatataaaaaatgtgaaTTGTATATCTTATACCATGGAATTATTATCTATGTGCAGCTATAATAGCTTCAGATACAGAATACATACATTcatacacacacatgcacAGTTTCGGACAAAATATTAGGTTacgtaaaaaaaaattcaaattccatccaaaaaaaatttattttctgtgATGCTCATCGATCAAAAAATAGCATTTCAAGATAaagtcatttaaaattttcaatattatttttcaatagCCTTCCTGCAGAGCCATTCAAATTATAGAGTTTTGTGTGTTGAAGATAAGTACATTACAAACATGATATTCTACTCAAAAAACATTTCTGATCCTTAACTGAAAACCCTCGTTTTTACTTGTCACTTTTCTAGTAAATTatcttatttaaaaaattttgaaaaactttCTAATACCCAAAACCAATAAGTTGACCGCAAGTGTGTGCTTGAATATGTTTGTATGTACGTATGAAACTTTGGTCATAGTGAATGGAAAAGCAACAAAATCATAGCCAAAACAAGAAGCGGGCGAAAAAGGAGCATAGAGAGGGAGTGGGTGGAGAGGGGAAAACGGAAAAGTGGGCAAAAAAGTGGGAGGGAGAAAGAAACGGGCTGATGCATAGTGGAAACTGCAGGGGACGGCGGGTGGGGAGGTGAGCGGTCGGTGTAGACGAAAATTTAATGCAGTTTTCTCAATTTTCTATGTGGAATTCTGCGATGCTCGACGTCGACTGCGACGCCGACTGCTACGCCGACTGCGGCAGAGGCAGTGGCAGCAATATAAAATGACGGCGACGACCTTCGCTGCTGCAATCGTTGTTGTAGTTGTGGTTGTAGTTGTAGCttttgttgtggttgttgtcTTTTCTTGCCTTTTGTTGTTGCGGCCCTCAGTTTTTGGTGGCCGATGGCACAAAATTGTATATTGGCCATGTACaaacgcacacacacatacatccAATAAACACGcatacacagagaaaaatatctaaatcatgtgttttattttaaaatatatgtatgtatgcagtttaaatattttaagaatattcCAAAGGTCATCGATTTTTATAAgttgattttctaaaaatggTTTTATTTCTTACACATATTAAACAATGGCAA harbors:
- the LOC108016621 gene encoding uncharacterized protein: MEERQDYDLEDYDLNFVQLSRQQVLQRYSGAVHQLRRLADQRYAVRSLSFDNYVLFQYFRQRNWQTGVTPTAPLMAYLKLEVLHHLLDRRRQILCWLFYLTLVSLCVAAYRYETTSSTNGQQERVVQSMVYPGMRMWRRMTMPLIQRFPQLTELYDESCLMGNPFYQLEDLSCGPCADVESVWLEGEECGGGLPAEDDQSQRCHQPEGSPIAFRSNQLEAIDLSHFYNIYASNHQIFQRDAYRVLSTNQDVHNLEDLFGQFNSSWTQQAHNLWRCNRMLPARLLRPIFARPARLPSMGVALERYVAIDTAQAPAYTLPETECPNVYVHQAVGTRFIILRPTSECRHRCRTLSLRLTQSFVLSYNWLYWKPISAPDPISESLSISLIGSYC
- the LOC108016838 gene encoding uncharacterized protein, producing the protein MCEAASPADQRNVEVKARIPGGSEGFKERLILAKALGGGQDAELIEQRDVFFESPLGGRLKLRYLQAPSRSQLVFYDRPDVAGPKLSKFNKTEVDEPEVLEKILRQSNGVLGVLAKRRHLFLHGQTRIHLDEVKDLGHFMELEVCLRPEQTLEEGQAIAEKLSKELSIQEQDLMTGSYFDALRKVNP
- the Tmf gene encoding TATA element modulatory factor, with translation MSWFEKAKTVLIEALDIQDDDSKAAEKDSPVAGVADEGGATTGSTISADAAGGGTAATPASDTPTFFDNPHANEMVTIPPTPTSVPGSSAYGKRQSATSDSVDLLSSPTSPISPSGEEPSVAKRMSESSLELITATTASEMEMSPDTEPSLPDSIVIIASNDTSDNAEGDGEDDDDEGTQLERHMEDHLNDSTKTMKALVLSDIQTAGNADSDSTQSFEDIQLQMSHKGKSPAPAKAEVVDQSYSSTSSDIEIISNPNGDSSTNSTTTRTSPQKFKELAGGKVGLKAKGHHREPSEISLLSEDSQSELDKLVQRISELNQVIEAREQRLLQSERQNAELLERNQELRARVEAAANSANSPDAADAVQRLSALEKKFQASIRERDALRIQMKSLRDELQNKIPKDELAECNEMIAGLQSEGEKLSKEILQQSTIIKKLRAKEKTSDTLLKKNGEQISLLSSESERLKKSLAAKEEMERTQIEAVCRMTAEKKRVDEENAEGRSRIEDLQSRLAALQASFDGLKGDLQKRTRLEQDSLRAEQQEYVQQVSDLREKLRLAEHSLARREQQMREENRQLLHRLEAAELRAESSTQELGATTTPLIRQIESLQRTLDQRSAGWNREEQQLLQKLDDSQVQLRSLQQLESVQGEKQELLRTRCGLLEEKLSSALMEAEAAKMALRQHDLEADSRESDHKKQISQLQEELRQQQEQIANLEQQCQRQKAEAEQSKQPSRLTVEAVKASSELQPQLQMQLPKSQAPLRSSPPLSLADDSGSNEEALGGIIDWQADDLDCASNSGRQPSGIIQGVHLSFLAANTSTLEHLQALLKQRDGELTHLQWELSRLQAERSVLDGEISNLTIELETMKEKLQVYEMMEKGYEDLQHRYDALLQMYGEKVERTEELELDLTELKTAYKLQIDELLAAPPPNLQRPPKPT
- the Cht11 gene encoding chitinase-3-like protein 1, encoding MGSYDKLENAAQERSHRKWGLRTLICWSVLLTSLLCLFVGLINSGFLGLQMGTQRVDLGQVEQRLVCYYASGGTQNLSLLDVPGDLCTHINIGPAILNNATIVLPDSLIQVLQNDSRSFRAAHPQVHLLLWIGGADSGRQFALMVANHAMRKVFLRSLREILRTYPSLDGIDLDWEFPSAYDRERMHLSQLLYEIRTEWRREKRPNDILSLAVAAPEGIALYAYDIRELNLYADYVNLMAYDFHFYREDTPFTGLNAPLYARSQERSLMATFNINYTVEWWLKSGLEPQRLVVGLPTYGHSFTLVNPLNHRIGAPASGYGKCGHLGFTTLSETCECASKYFKPTFSYDAETCSPYLSALQEWISYENQTSIACKASYVKSLHLGGVMVFSLNSDDLRNACSYLPNLEYNQKPVFPLTQAIKEILRKSEAESL